The following are encoded in a window of Phaseolus vulgaris cultivar G19833 chromosome 3, P. vulgaris v2.0, whole genome shotgun sequence genomic DNA:
- the LOC137807014 gene encoding ATP-citrate synthase beta chain protein 1-like → MATGQLFSRTTQALFYNYKQLPIQRMLDFDFLCGRETPSVAGIINPGSEGFQKLFFGQEEIAIPVHADIEAACAAHPTADVFINFASFRSAAASSMTALKQPTIRVIAIIAEGVPESDTKQLIAYARANNKVVIGPATVGGIQAGGFKIGDTAGTIDNIIQCKLYRPGSVGFVSKSGGMSNELYNSIARVTDGIYEGIAIGGDVFPGSTLSDHVLRFSNIPQVKMIVVLGELGGRDEYSLVEALKQGKVTKPVVAWVSGTCARLFKSEVQFGHAGAKSGGEMESAQAKNQALKEAGAVVPTSYEAFEVAIKETFDKLVEEGNITPIKEFTPPPIPEDLNIAIKSGKVRSPTHIISTISDDRGEEPCYAGVPMSTIIENGYGVGDVISLLWFKRSLPRYCTQFIEICIMLCADHGPCVSGAHNSIVTARAGKDLVSCLVSGLLTIGPRFGGAIDDAARYFKDAYDRSLTPYEFVESMKKKGIRVPGIGHRIKNRDNKDKRVELLQKFARTHFPSVKYMEYAVEVENYTLTKANNLVLNVDGAIGSLFLDLLAGSGMFTKQEVDEIVGIGYLNGLFVLARSIGLIGHTFDQKRLKQPLYRHPWEDVLYTK, encoded by the exons ATGGCCACTGGACAACTATTCTCGCGTACTACACAAGCTCTGTTTTACAACTACAAGCAACTTCCCATCCAGCGGATGCTTGACTTTGACTTTCTTTGTG GTAGAGAAACACCATCAGTTGCTGGAATAATTAATCCTGGTTCCGAGGGATTTCAAAAGCTCTTTTTTGGTCAGGAGGAAATTGCCATCCCAGTTCATGCTGA TATTGAAGCTGCTTGTGCTGCACACCCTACTGCTGATGTGTTCATCAATTTTGCATCGTTTAGAAG TGCGGCTGCATCATCCATGACTGCTTTAAAGCAGCCGACAATTAGAGTTATTGCTATTATTGCTGAAGGTGTGCCTGAGTCAGACACTAAACAATTGATAGCGTATGCTCGGGCAAACAATAAG GTTGTTATTGGTCCAGCCACTGTCGGAGGAATTCAAGCTGGTGGTTTTAAGATAGGTGACACTGCTGGAACAATTGACAACATAATTCAGTGCAAGCTCTACCGGCCTGGATCTGTTGGATTTGTTTCTAAATCT GGTGGGATGTCCAATGAGTTATACAACAGTATTGCCCGTGTGACTGATGGAATTTATGAAG GCATTGCCATTGGCGGAGATGTTTTCCCAGGTTCCACACTCTCTGACCATGTTTTGCGGTTTAGCAACATACCACAG GTTAAAATGATAGTAGTACTTGGGGAACTTGGTGGGCGAGATGAGTATTCTCTGGTGGAAGCCCTAAAACAGGGGAAAGTGACAAAACCAGTTGTTGCCTGGGTTAGCGGAACCTGTGCACGACTCTTCAAATCTGAAGTACAATTTGGTCATGCT GGAGCAAAAAGTGGCGGTGAGATGGAGTCTGCTCAAGCAAAGAATCAGGCACTAAAAGAAGCTGGAGCTGTTGTTCCCACTTCATATGAAGCTTTTGAAGTTGCAATAAAGGAAACATTTGATAAATTG GTTGAAGAAGGGAATATCACACCCATTAAAGAGTTTACTCCTCCACCAATCCCCGAAGACCTAAACATTGCAATTAAGAGTGGAAAAGTACGTTCTCCAACTCATATTATTTCCACCATCTCTGATGACAGAG GTGAGGAACCCTGCTATGCTGGGGTACCAATGTCTACCATTATTGAAAATGGTTATGGTGTGGGGGATGTTATCTCTCTTTTGTGGTTCAAACGTAGCCTTCCCCGTTACTGTACTCAATTTATTGAG ATATGTATCATGCTGTGTGCCGACCATGGTCCTTGTGTCTCTGGTGCTCACAATTCTATAGTAACAGCAAGGGCTGGGAAAGATCTTGTCTCCTGTCTTGTATCGG GCTTGCTTACAATTGGTCCTCGATTTGGGGGTGCCATTGATGATGCTGCTCGCTATTTCAAGGATGCTTATGACAGG AGTCTTACACCTTATGAATTTGTTGAAAGTATGAAGAAGAAGGGCATCCGTGTTCCTGGAATAGGGCACAG AATCAAGAATAGGGATAACAAGGATAAGAGAGTCGAGCTGCTACAAAAGTTTGCACGCACACATTTTCCGTCTGTGAAATACATGGAGTATGCTGTTGAAGTTGAAAATTACACCCTCACCAAGGCAAATAACCTAGTTCTAAACGTAGATGGTGCAATTGGGTCACTTTTCTTGGATCTTCTAGCTGGTAGCGGAATGTTCACTAAACAAGAGGTTGACGAAATTGTGGGGATTGGCTATCTGAATGGGCTTTTTGTTTTGGCACGCTCCATTGGTCTGATCGG GCATACCTTTGACCAAAAGAGATTGAAACAACCACTCTATCGTCACCCATGGGAAGATGTTCTGTACACAAAATGA
- the LOC137807015 gene encoding serine/threonine-protein kinase STY8-like — protein sequence MGTPPTDELVKKIQQLEEGHAHLKQEMSKLKLSDVRHGHRQRSHSVSPQRSRLGAPPRRRTDAPAAAWKRGSCSFKQSSPLQRESRGGGDPQIHGGGGGGGGGGGGGEGATPRRGPSAVNFTERQYLNILQSMGQSVHILDLNCRIIYWNRSAENLYGYTAEEALGRDGIELLVDPRDLGLANDTVNRVMVGENWTGQFPVKNKMGEKFLAVATNTPFYDDDGSLVGIICVSCDSRPFLEMKVPMSGVRNTESDLDSGGTRSRSSITNKLGIDTQQPLQVAIASKISNLASKVSNKVRSRIWTGENNVDREGGSGESHNSEHSLLESVLSDQREDANSSGASTPRGDVPPFHFGVFSHGEEKSQGKSSRESGDESEGKSIHKSIPAKAEAWIQRKTLSWPWRTKDREGSDGSEGSKVRATGPWRQNDRESESVNQKILSSGLKQESQGGESNRPNNNEVSGSWSSFNVNSTSSASSCGSAGSCAVNNKVDVDTDCLDYEILWEDLTIGEQIGQGSCGTVYHALWYGSDVAVKVFSKQEYSDELILSFRQEVSVMKRLRHPNILLFMGAVTSPQRLCIVTEFLPRGSLCRLLHRNTSKLDWRRRVHMALDIARGVNYLHHSNPPIIHRDLKSSNLLVDKNWTVKVGDFGLSRVKHETYLTTKTGRGTPQWMAPEVLRNEPSDEKSDVYSFGVILWEIATEKIPWDNLNSMQVIGAVGFMNQRLEIPKNIDPRWASIIESCWHTDPASRPTFPELLDRLRELQKQYAIQFQATRSASKESTQKES from the exons ATGGGAACTCCACCAACGGATGAACTCGTGAAGAAGATCCAACAGTTAGAAGAAGGACACGCGCACTTGAAGCAAGAAATGTCAAAGCTCAAACTCTCCGATGTGAGACACGGACATCGCCAGAGGTCGCACTCCGTCTCTCCGCAGCGTTCCAGGTTGGGCGCTCCCCCGAGGAGGCGGACCGATGCACCGGCGGCTGCGTGGAAGAGAGGTTCGTGTTCCTTTAAACAATCCTCGCCTCTGCAGAGAGAGAGCCGCGGCGGCGGGGATCCTCAAATTcacggcggcggcggcggcggcggaggaggaggaggaggaggagaaggtGCTACTCCGCGCCGTGGTCCTTCCGCCGTGAACTTTACGGAACGACAGTATCTTAATATTTTGCAGTCAATGGGACAGTCTGTTCATATATTGGATCTTAACTGTCGCATAATATACTG GAACCGTAGTGCGGAAAATCTGTATGGTTATACAGCAGAGGAAGCTTTAGGGCGGGATGGGATTGAGCTGCTTGTAGACCCTCGGGATTTGGGCTTGGCCAATGATACAGTGAACCGTGTGATGGTGGGAGAGAATTGGACGGGGCAATTTCCGGTCAAGAATAAGATGGGGGAGAAGTTCTTAGCTGTAGCGACTAATACACCTTTCTATGATGATGATGGAAGCTTAGTTGGGATAATTTGTGTCTCTTGTGATTCACGGCCCTTTCTTGAAATGAAAGTTCCGATGTCTGGTGTAAGGAACACTGAGTCGGATTTGGACTCGGGTGGAACTCGATCTAGAAGTAGCATTACGAATAAACTTGGCATTGACACTCAGCAGCCACTTCAAGTTGCTATTGCgtcaaaaatttcaaatttg GCATCAAAGGTGAGTAACAAAGTAAGGTCAAGGATCTGGACGGGAGAAAATAATGTGGATCGTGAAGGTGGGAGCGGTGAAAGTCATAATTCTGAGCATAGTTTGTTGGAATCTGTTCTTTCGGACCAGAGAGAGGATGCTAATTCCAGTGGAGCTAGCACCCCCAGAGGTGATGTGCCACCGTTCCATTTTGGTGTGTTTTCTCATGGCGAAGAAAAATCCCAGGGAAAATCTTCGAGAGAGTCTGGTGACGAGAGTGAAGGAAAATCTATTCACAAGAGCATACCTGCTAAGGCTGAAGCCTGGATTCAAAGGAAAACATTATCATGGCCATGGAGAACAAAGGACCGAGAAGGTTCAGATGGATCAGAGGGAAGCAAAGTTCGTGCTACTGGGCCCTGGAGACAGAATGATCGAGAAAGTGAATCAGTTAATCAGAAGATTCTTTCTTCTGGCTTGAAGCAAGAAAGCCAGGGAGGTGAAAGTAATCGCCCTAATAACAATGAGGTTTCAGGATCCTGGTCCTCCTTTAATGTTAACAGCACAAGCAGTGCCAGCAGCTGTGGGAGTGCTGGCAGTTGTGCTGTCAATAATAAAGTGGATGTGGACACTGATTGcttggattatgaaattttgtgGGAGGACCTGACAATTGGAGAACAAATTGGGCAAG GTTCTTGTGGAACTGTTTATCATGCTCTGTGGTATGGATCA GATGTTGCCGTTAAAGTTTTCTCAAAGCAAGAATATTCAGATGAATTGATACTGTCCTTCAGACAAGAG GTGTCTGTCATGAAAAGACTTCGACACCCAAATATTCTTCTCTTTATGGGGGCCGTGACTTCACCTCAACGTCTCTGCATCGTGACAGAGTTTCTCCCGCG TGGAAGCTTGTGCCGCTTGTTACACAGAAACACTTCTAAACTTGACTGGAGACGGAGAGTTCATATGGCCTTGGATATT GCACGGGGCGTAAATTATCTTCATCATTCTAACCCACCTATCATCCACAGAGATTTGAAGTCTTCAAATCTTCTAGTTGATAAGAACTGGACTGTGAAG GTTGGTGATTTTGGTCTTTCACGAGTTAAGCATGAAACATATCTCACAACTAAGACTGGAAGGGGCACG cCTCAATGGATGGCACCCGAAGTTCTTCGTAATGAACCCTCCGATGAGAA ATCTGACGTTTATAGCTTTGGAGTGATATTATGGGAAATTGCAACTGAAAAGATACCTTGGGATAATCTCAACTCAATGCAG GTGATTGGAGCTGTAGGATTCATGAATCAACGGCTAGAAATTCCAAAAAATATCGATCCACGGTGGGCTTCTATAATTGAGAGCTGCTGGCACAC CGATCCAGCAAGCCGGCCAACGTTCCCGGAACTACTTGATAGGCTTAGAGAGCTGCAAAAACAGTATGCCATTCAGTTCCAGGCAACCCGATCCGCCAGCAAGGAAAGTACCCAAAAAGAGTCCTAG
- the LOC137807016 gene encoding uncharacterized protein, with protein sequence MEGAEEGIERVVDSKDMQQQTKAFDKLTDRVEDRQLDSSRVQEAMASIAASAEADWQAMRLREKELAAVKINAADVDIIANELELDKKVAERTLREHKGDAVAAIRHLLR encoded by the exons atggaAGGTGCAGAGGAAGGAATAGAGAGGGTGGTGGACTCGAAGGACATGCAGCAGCAGACCAAAGCTTTCGACAAGCTCACTGACCGCGTCGAGGATCGCCAACTCGATTCCTCTCGCGTTCAAGAG GCCATGGCATCAATTGCTGCATCTGCTGAAGCTGACTGGCAAGCCATGCGTTTGAG GGAGAAAGAATTAGCTGCTGTTAAGATAAATGCCGCCGATGTCGACATTATCGCTAATGAATTAGAG CTGGATAAAAAGGTGGCTGAAAGGACCTTGCGCGAGCATAAAGGTGATGCTGTTGCTGCAATCCGGCACTTGCTTCGCTAG
- the LOC137807017 gene encoding glycine-rich cell wall structural protein-like, whose translation MGKLQSYVVVLAVAFVFVIGAAECRKIKKDELVDSFGGGGLGGGAGGGFGGGKGGGLGGGVGGGGGAGGGAGGGGGGGKGGGLGGGVGGGGGVGGGSGGGFGGGKGGGIGGGVGGGVGAGGGVGGGVGGGSGGGFGGGKGGGIGGGVGGGVGAGGGVGGGVGGGVGGGVGGGSGGGFGGGKGGGIGGGGGAGGGGGAGGGVGGGGFGGGGGGGFGGGGGGGVGGGVGGGVGGGAGGGAGGGFGGGAGGDGGDDGGDF comes from the exons ATGGGAAAGTTACAAAGCTATGTTGTAGTTCTTGCTGTGGCATTTGTATTTGTGATAGGAGCAGCAgaatgcagaaaaataaaaaaagatgagTTAGTTGACAGTTTTGGAGGTGGTGGCTTAGGTGGTGGGGCTGGTGGAGGCTTTGGAGGTGGAAAAGGTGGTGGATTAGGAGGAGGAGTTGGTGGTGGAGGAGGTGCAGGTGGAGGTGCTGGTGGTGGTGGAGGAGGTGGAAAAGGTGGTGGATTAGGAGGAGGAGTTGGTGGTGGAGGTGGTGTAGGTGGAGGTTCTGGCGGTGGTTTCGGAGGTGGAAAAGGTGGTGGCATAGGAGGAGGAGTTGGTGGCGGAGTTGGGGCAG GTGGAGGCGTTGGAGGTGGTGTAGGTGGAGGTTCTGGCGGTGGTTTCGGAGGTGGAAAAGGTGGTGGCATAGGAGGAGGAGTTGGTGGCGGAGTTGGGGCAGGTGGAGGCGTTGGAGGTGGTGTAGGTGGAGGCGTTGGAGGTGGTGTAGGTGGAGGTTCTGGCGGTGGTTTCGGAGGTGGAAAAGGTGGTGGTataggaggaggaggaggagctGGTGGCGGAGGAGGGGCAGGTGGAGGCGTTGGAGGTGGTGGTTTTGGAGGTGGTGGAGGTGGTGGTTTTGgaggtggtggaggaggaggtgTAGGAGGAGGTGTAGGAGGAGGAGTTGGTGGAGGTGCCGGTGGAGGCGCTGGAGGAGGCTTTGGAGGTGGTGCTGGTGGGGACGGCGGTGATGATGGTGGGGATTTCTGA